One segment of Cyprinus carpio isolate SPL01 chromosome B20, ASM1834038v1, whole genome shotgun sequence DNA contains the following:
- the LOC109066146 gene encoding macoilin-like isoform X1: MKKRYMDIGRLRKMKKIKLTEKISESAYSVLKFMIVWMLVLLADFVLEFRLEYLWPCWLFLGTVYTTFHCHGLAICVVFVCAAFTLDLFCFIFVPLHWLFFAASTYVLLNYMWHTEKGICMSTVTLWILLVYMEASLRLRDLKSPHANLSHLFAAHCIGYPLVYMGFDATCYFSSMFKLRTQKSVQSENDLHMDLLQQSLPPYMHLYPKLWMEDPKYKVAKCRPMQYQCPSDSITSEDKENMEDCLQIHRLPARPERDTNPQTPGPKHRGGELHLDSTSMLEMTENLPQEDQSSKAQRPSKSSLPKVHRGSVNIPNSKGEKRQKAPKAINTIGDSAERCSSNIPPSPPNPHAEQMLKLEQEMRKLKGELQASRQSEQELRSHICNLTNSEHSLRPEVSLLRHANEMLQNKIQCLTKSRQKDKQNCSLLEKKIRMETEARVAVEKQLAEVRAQKFDEATILLRSASHRQEHSETQMLRKKAKDLDSEYKQLQLEYQEKENRMIALENEVETLQRNRCTEQEADALLSALSSFQDKVQHLEYNLSAETRLKLDLFSALGDARRQLEIAQVKILKQDHEVKEMKQKLAEAMAVAPGMSYMTPRSSMPQYLKFFNSERYMLNPRALMYQCLKK; encoded by the exons ATGAAGAAACGCTACATGGATATAGGCAGGCTACggaaaatgaaaaagataaaacTCACTGAGAAGATTTCCGAAAG CGCGTACTCTGTTCTGAAGTTCATGATCGTCTGGATGCTGGTGCTGTTAGCAGACTTTGTTCTGGAGTTCAGACTGGAATACCTGTGGCCATGCTGGCTCTTTCTAGGGACCGTCTACACCACATTTCACTGTCATGGACTG GCCATCTGTGTTGTTTTCGTGTGTGCAGCATTTACCCTGGACttattctgtttcatttttgtacCCTTACACTGGCTGTTTTTTGCAGCCAGCACATACGTCTTACTCAACTATATGTGGCATACAG aaaaGGGAATCTGTATGTCAACTGTGACATTATGGATACTCTTAGTGTATATGGAGGCCTCTCTCCGGTTGCGGGACCTGAAAAGCCCTCATGCAAATCTGTCCCATCTATTTGCTGCACACTG CATTGGGTATCCACTAGTGTATATGGGATTTGATGCAACATGCTACTTCTCCAGTATGTTTAAACTGCGCACTCAGAAATCAGTTCAGAGTGAGAATGACCTCCACATGGATCTCCTGCAACAATCCCTACCTCCTTACATGCACCTGTACCCAAAATTGTGGATGGAAG ATCCCAAATATAAGGTGGCCAAATGTAGGCCGATGCAATACCAGTGTCCATCCGATTCTATCACCTCAGAGGACAAAGAAAACATGGAGGACTGCCTTCAAATCCACAGACTTCCTGCAAGACCCGAAAGAGACACAAATCCACAAACTCCAGGACCCAAGCACCGTGGAGGTGAACTTCATTTGGACTCCACGTCCATGCTAGAAATGACTGAAAACCTACCTCAGGAGGATCAGAGCAGCAAAGCTCAAAGACCCTCCAAGAGCTCGTTGCCTAAAGTGCACCGAGGTTCAGTGAATATCCCTAACAGCAAAGGGGAGAAGAGGCAGAAAGCCCCCAAAGCCATCAACACAATAGGGGACTCTGCTGAAAGGTGCTCGTCAAACATCCCCCCAAGTCCTCCGAACCCACATGCTGAGCAGATGCTGAA GCTGGAACAAGAAATGAGGAAGCTGAAGGGAGAGCTGCAGGCGAGCAGACAGAGCGAGCAGGAGCTGCGCAGTCACATTTGTAATCTGACCAACAGTGAACACAGTCTGCGCCCTGAAGTCTCTCTGCTCAGACATGCAAATGAAATGCTGCAAAACAA GATTCAGTGTCTCACGAAATCCAGACAGAAGGACAAACAAAACTGTTCCTTGCTGGAAAAGAAAATCAGAATGGAAACAGAGGCTCGAGTTGCAGTAGAAAAACAACTTGCAGAAGTCAGAGCACAAAAATTTGATGAAGCAACGATTTTACTTCGGAGCGCATCACACAG GCAAGAACACAGTGAAACTCAAATGTTGAGGAAAAAAGCTAAAGATCTAGACTCAGAGTACAAACAACTACAGCTGGAATATCAGGAGAAAGAAAATCGAATGATAGCTCTAGAGAATGAAGTGGAG ACCCTCCAGAGGAACAGATGCACGGAGCAGGAAGCGGACGCTTTGCTCTCAGCTCTCTCCTCCTTTCAGGACAAGGTTCAGCATCTAGAGTACAACCTGAGTGCAGAAACCCGTCTCAAGCTAGACCTCTTCTCTGCGCTCGGAGACGCACGCAGACAGCTGGAGATAGCGCAAG TCAAAATTCTGAAACAAGACCACGAGGTCAAAGAAATGAAACAGAAGCTTGCTGAAGCGATGGCCGTGGCTCCAGGTATGTCATACATGACCCCCAGGTCCTCTATGCCTCAGTACCTCAAGTTCTTCAACTCTGAGCGCTACATGCTGAATCCCAGAGCGCTCATGTACCAGTGTCTTAAGAAATAA
- the LOC109066146 gene encoding macoilin-like isoform X2, which produces MIVWMLVLLADFVLEFRLEYLWPCWLFLGTVYTTFHCHGLAICVVFVCAAFTLDLFCFIFVPLHWLFFAASTYVLLNYMWHTEKGICMSTVTLWILLVYMEASLRLRDLKSPHANLSHLFAAHCIGYPLVYMGFDATCYFSSMFKLRTQKSVQSENDLHMDLLQQSLPPYMHLYPKLWMEDPKYKVAKCRPMQYQCPSDSITSEDKENMEDCLQIHRLPARPERDTNPQTPGPKHRGGELHLDSTSMLEMTENLPQEDQSSKAQRPSKSSLPKVHRGSVNIPNSKGEKRQKAPKAINTIGDSAERCSSNIPPSPPNPHAEQMLKLEQEMRKLKGELQASRQSEQELRSHICNLTNSEHSLRPEVSLLRHANEMLQNKIQCLTKSRQKDKQNCSLLEKKIRMETEARVAVEKQLAEVRAQKFDEATILLRSASHRQEHSETQMLRKKAKDLDSEYKQLQLEYQEKENRMIALENEVETLQRNRCTEQEADALLSALSSFQDKVQHLEYNLSAETRLKLDLFSALGDARRQLEIAQVKILKQDHEVKEMKQKLAEAMAVAPGMSYMTPRSSMPQYLKFFNSERYMLNPRALMYQCLKK; this is translated from the exons ATGATCGTCTGGATGCTGGTGCTGTTAGCAGACTTTGTTCTGGAGTTCAGACTGGAATACCTGTGGCCATGCTGGCTCTTTCTAGGGACCGTCTACACCACATTTCACTGTCATGGACTG GCCATCTGTGTTGTTTTCGTGTGTGCAGCATTTACCCTGGACttattctgtttcatttttgtacCCTTACACTGGCTGTTTTTTGCAGCCAGCACATACGTCTTACTCAACTATATGTGGCATACAG aaaaGGGAATCTGTATGTCAACTGTGACATTATGGATACTCTTAGTGTATATGGAGGCCTCTCTCCGGTTGCGGGACCTGAAAAGCCCTCATGCAAATCTGTCCCATCTATTTGCTGCACACTG CATTGGGTATCCACTAGTGTATATGGGATTTGATGCAACATGCTACTTCTCCAGTATGTTTAAACTGCGCACTCAGAAATCAGTTCAGAGTGAGAATGACCTCCACATGGATCTCCTGCAACAATCCCTACCTCCTTACATGCACCTGTACCCAAAATTGTGGATGGAAG ATCCCAAATATAAGGTGGCCAAATGTAGGCCGATGCAATACCAGTGTCCATCCGATTCTATCACCTCAGAGGACAAAGAAAACATGGAGGACTGCCTTCAAATCCACAGACTTCCTGCAAGACCCGAAAGAGACACAAATCCACAAACTCCAGGACCCAAGCACCGTGGAGGTGAACTTCATTTGGACTCCACGTCCATGCTAGAAATGACTGAAAACCTACCTCAGGAGGATCAGAGCAGCAAAGCTCAAAGACCCTCCAAGAGCTCGTTGCCTAAAGTGCACCGAGGTTCAGTGAATATCCCTAACAGCAAAGGGGAGAAGAGGCAGAAAGCCCCCAAAGCCATCAACACAATAGGGGACTCTGCTGAAAGGTGCTCGTCAAACATCCCCCCAAGTCCTCCGAACCCACATGCTGAGCAGATGCTGAA GCTGGAACAAGAAATGAGGAAGCTGAAGGGAGAGCTGCAGGCGAGCAGACAGAGCGAGCAGGAGCTGCGCAGTCACATTTGTAATCTGACCAACAGTGAACACAGTCTGCGCCCTGAAGTCTCTCTGCTCAGACATGCAAATGAAATGCTGCAAAACAA GATTCAGTGTCTCACGAAATCCAGACAGAAGGACAAACAAAACTGTTCCTTGCTGGAAAAGAAAATCAGAATGGAAACAGAGGCTCGAGTTGCAGTAGAAAAACAACTTGCAGAAGTCAGAGCACAAAAATTTGATGAAGCAACGATTTTACTTCGGAGCGCATCACACAG GCAAGAACACAGTGAAACTCAAATGTTGAGGAAAAAAGCTAAAGATCTAGACTCAGAGTACAAACAACTACAGCTGGAATATCAGGAGAAAGAAAATCGAATGATAGCTCTAGAGAATGAAGTGGAG ACCCTCCAGAGGAACAGATGCACGGAGCAGGAAGCGGACGCTTTGCTCTCAGCTCTCTCCTCCTTTCAGGACAAGGTTCAGCATCTAGAGTACAACCTGAGTGCAGAAACCCGTCTCAAGCTAGACCTCTTCTCTGCGCTCGGAGACGCACGCAGACAGCTGGAGATAGCGCAAG TCAAAATTCTGAAACAAGACCACGAGGTCAAAGAAATGAAACAGAAGCTTGCTGAAGCGATGGCCGTGGCTCCAGGTATGTCATACATGACCCCCAGGTCCTCTATGCCTCAGTACCTCAAGTTCTTCAACTCTGAGCGCTACATGCTGAATCCCAGAGCGCTCATGTACCAGTGTCTTAAGAAATAA
- the LOC122134037 gene encoding general transcription factor IIH subunit 5-like, with protein MVNVLKGVLVECDPAMKQFLLYLDETSALGKKFIIQDLDDTHVFILAEVVQILQDRVGELMDQNSFPVTQK; from the exons ATGGTTAATGTCTTGAAAGGAGTTCTCGTTGAATG TGACCCAGCTATGAAGCAATTTCTTCTATATCTGGACGAGACGTCAGCATTGGGGAAGAAATTTATCATCCAGGATTTGGACGACACACATGTTTTCATCCTAGCTGAAGTTGTGCAGATTCTCCAGGACCGAGTAGGAGAACTGATGGACCAGAATTCATTCCCCGTCACCCAGAAATAA